The Paramisgurnus dabryanus chromosome 3, PD_genome_1.1, whole genome shotgun sequence genome includes a window with the following:
- the LOC135769122 gene encoding germ cell-specific gene 1 protein-like has protein sequence MELFYIGLLCVSSVLLLLQLGLSTWFPLQQRWGHLLNAFAAVCTVLGGLVGMVAHMMYMQVFLVTISHGPEDFKPHSYGYSWAFYVAWVAFTCCMSSGVSTLNNYTKKFLMVGPKHKSVFYPCKNFTYPPQSPLLSPLSPYVSSPLPPPPTCPAPLSPSLSHLQSTSCPPTPLLLSPVSLTSSYCSHEEFSSL, from the exons ATGGAGTTGTTTTATATCGGCCTCTTGTGCGTCAGTTCAGTTCTGTTGTTACttcagttgggtttgtccaccTGGTTTCCACTCCAACAGCGTTGGGGTCACTTACTGAACGCATTTGCTGCAGTCTGTACGGTACTCGGAG ggTTGGTGGGAATGGTGGCTCATATGATGTACATGCAGGTTTTCCTGGTGACTATATCTCACGGTCCTGAAGACTTCAAACCTCACAGCTATGGATACTCGTGGGCGTTTTA CGTTGCTTGGGTGGCGTTCACCTGCTGCATGTCTTCTGGAGTTTCCACACTCAACAACTACACCAAGAAGTTTCTGATGGTTGGACCAAAacataaaagtgttttttaccCCTGCAAAAACTTCACCTACCCTCCCCAATCTCCtcttctctctcctctctctccaTATGTCTCTTCTCCTCTGCCACCTCCTCCAACTTGTCCCGCCCCTCTCTCGCCCTCTCTATCTCACCTCCAGTCGACGTCGTGCCCCCCTACACCCCTCCTTCTGTCTCCTGTGAGTTTGACATCATCTTACTGCTCACATGAGGAGTTCAGTTCGCTCTGA